The genomic segment ATACCGTTCCGTATAATATTCCCCCAATTGCGGGGCTCCCAACTGCTGCAAATGAGATCGACATTTGATTTAAAGACATGGCTTTTTGAATTCGTTCCTTATCGATTAATCCAGTAATAGAAGAAGTAAAGGCTATTCCTGAAAACGTAGAGGCCAATGACAAAATAACGGTCGTAACATAGATGGAAAGCAAAGAAAGTCCAGAAGTTAGCGTTACAATGAGAAGACCAACAATTGTGAGAGTGGTGGCAATTTGAGCGCAAATAACAATTGTTTTTTTCGAGTATCTATCGGTAATCGCTCCAGCAAATGGGGCAAGAATGGCCCTTGGTAGAATACTACAGATTAAGTT from the Desertibacillus haloalkaliphilus genome contains:
- a CDS encoding MFS transporter; the encoded protein is NLICSILPRAILAPFAGAITDRYSKKTIVICAQIATTLTIVGLLIVTLTSGLSLLSIYVTTVILSLASTFSGIAFTSSITGLIDKERIQKAMSLNQMSISFAAVGSPAIGGILYGTV